A section of the Brevundimonas sp. AJA228-03 genome encodes:
- a CDS encoding response regulator transcription factor — MKPSILVVDDDDNIREVIHAVLTQAGFQVLVAASGEAALALLKRSRFELVLLDVHMPKMSGLEVLAAMKKIADATPVLMVTADSQTATVREALSLGCSGYIAKPFTPATLVERVRRVLPQPENTRLV; from the coding sequence ATGAAGCCCTCGATCCTGGTCGTCGACGACGACGACAACATCCGCGAGGTCATTCATGCGGTCCTGACCCAGGCGGGTTTCCAGGTCCTGGTGGCGGCGAGCGGCGAGGCGGCCCTGGCCTTGTTGAAGCGGTCGCGCTTTGAGCTGGTGCTGCTGGACGTCCACATGCCGAAGATGAGCGGGCTGGAGGTGCTGGCCGCCATGAAGAAGATCGCAGATGCGACGCCCGTCCTGATGGTCACGGCCGACAGCCAGACCGCAACGGTTCGCGAGGCCCTGTCGCTGGGATGCTCCGGCTATATCGCCAAACCCTTCACGCCGGCCACGCTTGTCGAGCGGGTGCGGCGGGTCCTGCCCCAGCCGGAAAACACCCGCCTGGTCTGA
- a CDS encoding PAS domain S-box protein: MPNSTAFDRLTELAAAMFDAPIALITALDEDRQWFRSNRGYRADETTAEESFCRHMIGSEAGTTLVVQDATLDGRFVDNRLVTEEGVRFYAGAVITTADGKQDGAVCVLDTLPRSAPTEGQMESLKLLARLAGQEIDHVRLLRAQAKHTTMMEMAEELAGLGRWRYDIASGKVDWSDQVYRIHGKSRATFDPSFDDAVGCYHPDDRLLVRDCCARAIRTGEGGGIQVRLIREDGEERIVKAACRPERDGDGPVTALFGVFQDVTDLARSQQKVEASEALYRLLAANSTDVIGTYGMDGRFRYLSPSVEGIMGYRAEDLVGRASWDFIHPADARRVRKAFADYARSGPEAVPPRIPYRAIRKDGTEIWLEAHPKVIRDAQGRAVEYQDVVRDITATKRLEDELVAARDVAEAAARSKSEFLANMSHELRTPLTSVIGFSGLLQASEALPEAERRYADRIAATSEALLGVINDVLDYSKLEADAVGLDPVAFDPAAMARSAASIVETQCQDKGLTLAVTTSGDLPEAIIGDEGRVRQVTLNFLSNAMKFTASGLIGLDVGIVGERLRVTVTDSGIGIAPDRIDALFERFTQADASTRRVYGGTGLGLAICRRLVDMMGGEIGATSRPGHGSTFWFEVPLIAVEPLNAMSDEVLEGLPNGLRVLLADDAPAYREQVRVLMDAWGINLTTVCDGAEAVQAAATGGYDLILMDVHMPVMDGMDACRTIRALGSEAAATPILALTAAVLPEQVEACHAAGMDGHVGKPIEVVALIEAMVKALDVRKSFAYEAAA; the protein is encoded by the coding sequence TTGCCCAACAGTACAGCTTTCGACCGTTTGACCGAACTGGCGGCGGCCATGTTCGACGCGCCGATCGCCCTGATCACCGCGCTGGACGAGGATCGCCAGTGGTTTCGATCCAACCGGGGTTACCGGGCCGATGAGACGACGGCAGAAGAATCCTTTTGCCGGCACATGATCGGTTCGGAGGCCGGGACGACCCTGGTGGTCCAGGACGCCACCCTGGACGGCCGCTTCGTCGACAATCGCCTGGTCACCGAAGAGGGTGTGCGGTTCTATGCCGGCGCTGTGATCACGACGGCGGATGGCAAACAGGACGGGGCCGTCTGCGTGCTGGACACCCTGCCGCGCAGCGCGCCGACCGAGGGCCAGATGGAGAGCCTGAAGTTGCTGGCGCGGCTGGCGGGCCAGGAGATCGATCACGTGCGCCTGCTGAGGGCCCAGGCCAAACATACGACCATGATGGAAATGGCGGAGGAACTGGCCGGCCTGGGGCGTTGGCGCTACGACATCGCGTCCGGCAAGGTGGACTGGTCCGATCAGGTCTACCGGATTCACGGCAAATCCCGGGCGACATTCGATCCCAGCTTCGACGATGCGGTCGGATGCTACCATCCCGATGATCGCCTCCTGGTGAGAGACTGTTGCGCGCGGGCCATCCGGACCGGCGAGGGCGGCGGGATCCAGGTGCGACTGATCCGGGAGGACGGCGAGGAGCGGATCGTGAAGGCCGCGTGTCGGCCCGAGCGCGACGGAGACGGGCCGGTCACGGCCTTGTTCGGTGTGTTCCAGGACGTTACCGACCTGGCCCGCAGCCAGCAGAAGGTCGAGGCCAGCGAGGCGCTCTATCGCCTGCTTGCCGCCAATTCGACCGATGTGATCGGGACCTATGGCATGGACGGCCGGTTCCGCTACCTGTCGCCTTCGGTCGAGGGCATCATGGGCTATCGGGCCGAGGACCTGGTCGGTCGGGCGTCCTGGGATTTCATACATCCGGCGGATGCGCGGCGGGTCCGCAAGGCGTTTGCGGACTATGCCCGCTCGGGACCGGAGGCCGTGCCGCCGCGCATTCCGTATCGCGCGATCCGCAAGGATGGAACGGAGATCTGGCTGGAGGCGCATCCCAAGGTGATCCGCGACGCACAGGGCAGGGCGGTGGAGTACCAGGACGTGGTGCGCGATATCACGGCCACCAAGCGTCTGGAGGACGAACTGGTGGCAGCCCGCGACGTGGCCGAGGCGGCGGCAAGGTCCAAGTCCGAATTCCTGGCCAATATGTCCCACGAACTACGGACGCCCCTGACCAGCGTCATCGGATTCTCGGGCCTGCTTCAGGCCAGCGAGGCCCTGCCTGAGGCGGAGCGGCGCTATGCCGACCGGATCGCCGCGACCAGCGAGGCCCTGCTGGGCGTCATCAACGACGTTCTGGACTATTCCAAGCTGGAGGCCGACGCGGTGGGGCTGGATCCCGTGGCCTTCGATCCGGCGGCGATGGCGCGGTCGGCGGCATCGATCGTCGAGACCCAGTGCCAGGACAAGGGACTGACGCTGGCGGTCACGACGTCGGGGGACCTGCCCGAAGCAATCATCGGCGATGAAGGGCGGGTGCGTCAGGTGACGCTGAACTTCCTGTCGAACGCGATGAAATTCACGGCTTCGGGCCTGATCGGCCTGGATGTCGGCATCGTCGGCGAGCGGCTGCGGGTGACGGTCACCGACAGCGGGATCGGCATCGCGCCCGACAGGATCGACGCCCTGTTTGAACGGTTCACCCAGGCCGACGCCTCGACGCGGCGGGTCTATGGCGGGACGGGTCTGGGGCTGGCGATCTGCCGCCGGCTGGTCGACATGATGGGCGGCGAGATCGGGGCGACGAGCCGTCCGGGGCATGGATCGACCTTCTGGTTCGAGGTGCCGCTGATCGCGGTCGAACCCCTGAATGCCATGTCGGACGAGGTCCTGGAGGGCCTGCCGAATGGCTTGAGGGTTCTGTTGGCCGACGATGCGCCGGCGTACCGGGAACAGGTCCGTGTTCTGATGGACGCCTGGGGCATCAATCTGACGACGGTCTGTGACGGGGCCGAGGCGGTGCAGGCGGCCGCGACGGGCGGTTACGATCTGATACTGATGGATGTGCATATGCCGGTGATGGATGGAATGGATGCGTGTCGAACGATTCGTGCCCTGGGCAGCGAGGCGGCGGCGACGCCGATCCTGGCGCTGACCGCCGCCGTCCTGCCCGAGCAGGTCGAGGCGTGCCATGCTGCCGGCATGGACGGCCACGTCGGCAAGCCGATCGAGGTCGTGGCCCTGATCGAGGCCATGGTGAAGGCCCTCGATGTTCGCAAATCCTTCGCCTATGAGGCCGCAGCATGA
- a CDS encoding YcgN family cysteine cluster protein, which produces MTAAEWESLCDGCGLCCLIRFEDEDTGEVFPTRVHCKLFDGQLCACTDYANRKDHVPDCIKLTPWNIEALGWMPLSCAYRRLHEGRGLANWHPLISGDPETVHTAGVSIRGQTISELELNRPEDAVEYEAAEWLEERG; this is translated from the coding sequence ATGACCGCTGCGGAGTGGGAGAGCCTGTGCGACGGGTGCGGGCTGTGCTGTCTGATCCGGTTCGAGGACGAGGATACCGGTGAGGTCTTTCCGACCCGGGTGCACTGCAAGCTGTTCGATGGACAGCTGTGCGCCTGCACCGACTATGCGAACCGCAAGGACCATGTGCCGGACTGCATCAAGCTGACGCCATGGAACATCGAGGCCCTGGGCTGGATGCCGCTGTCGTGCGCCTATCGCAGGTTGCATGAGGGGCGGGGGCTGGCGAACTGGCACCCCCTGATTTCCGGCGATCCCGAGACCGTGCACACGGCGGGCGTGTCGATCCGGGGACAGACGATCAGCGAGCTTGAGCTGAACAGGCCGGAGGACGCGGTCGAGTATGAAGCGGCTGAATGGCTGGAAGAGCGGGGGTGA
- a CDS encoding type II toxin-antitoxin system HicB family antitoxin, whose translation MSIMTYKGYSAAVEFDADDEIFFGKLAGIRDGVGFHADTARELKAAFREAVDDYIETCARIGKSPDKPYSGKVMFRVDPEVHARVTKAAELSGRSLNAWAEDALRRAADADMAKAVAV comes from the coding sequence ATGAGCATCATGACATACAAAGGGTATTCGGCGGCGGTCGAATTCGATGCCGACGACGAGATTTTCTTCGGCAAACTGGCCGGAATTCGGGACGGCGTCGGCTTTCATGCGGATACGGCGCGCGAGTTGAAGGCGGCCTTCCGGGAGGCGGTCGATGACTACATCGAGACCTGCGCCAGGATCGGGAAGTCGCCGGACAAACCTTACTCTGGCAAGGTGATGTTTCGGGTCGATCCCGAAGTTCATGCGCGCGTCACAAAGGCGGCAGAGCTGTCGGGGCGGAGTCTGAACGCCTGGGCCGAGGACGCGCTGAGGCGGGCGGCGGATGCGGACATGGCCAAGGCGGTGGCGGTCTGA
- a CDS encoding type II toxin-antitoxin system HicA family toxin — protein MNSKHTKTLSAVFADPVSGTIEWAAIENLLVAVGCHIVEGAGSRVRFVRGVEAEFFHRPHPAREAKRYQVRAARAFLIRLGVEP, from the coding sequence ATGAACAGCAAGCATACGAAGACGCTGTCGGCGGTATTCGCCGATCCGGTGTCCGGAACGATCGAATGGGCTGCGATCGAAAATCTGCTGGTCGCGGTTGGGTGCCACATCGTCGAGGGGGCGGGCTCAAGGGTCCGGTTTGTGCGTGGTGTCGAAGCCGAGTTCTTTCACAGGCCTCATCCCGCCAGGGAGGCCAAGCGGTATCAGGTCAGGGCGGCGCGGGCCTTTCTGATCAGGCTGGGAGTAGAGCCATGA
- a CDS encoding ABC-F family ATP-binding cassette domain-containing protein, translating to MAPRSSPRPPLVALKDVRLQDGTRPLFEGVDLAIEPRTRSCLVGRNGAGKSTLMKMVMGLIEPDSGDRSVQSGIRFAYVPQEPVIAGDTLLDYATSGDAEPWMAASWLETFGMNPEKPARGLSGGEIRRAALAKAFAEAPDLLLLDEPTNHMDILAIELLENEIIQAKCAALIVSHDRAFLNRVTQSCHWLEHRRVRTLNKGFNDFDEWAAKVQEEEAESLRRLNKRIEAETYTFYRSITAQRTRNEGRARALEAMRQDRALRVKDIPRELQLGVDSGVSSGKLVADLKGVSKAFGDRTVIKPFTTRVIRGDRLAIVGPNGAGKTTLVKILLGDLAPDTGTVKLGANLEPVYLDQSREGLKSDMTLWDALTPGGGDSILVRGVSKHVAAYAKDFLFQEGQLRQPISTLSGGERNRLLLARALARPANMLVLDEPTNDLDMDTLDKLEELLEQYDGTLILVSHDRDFVDRLATSTIGMNGRGDIVETPGGWTDFIRQNPGFLKSGEGRVTSGEKSAHSPTPPPEPAPSLATRHSPLATSRKLSFKDQHRLKELDALIHTLPADIAAHEATLADVNFYARDPSGFASTMKALDGARAKLEAAEEEWLELEAKREAMAG from the coding sequence ATGGCTCCCCGCTCCTCCCCCCGTCCGCCGCTCGTCGCCCTGAAGGATGTCCGTCTGCAGGACGGCACCCGTCCCCTGTTCGAGGGCGTCGATCTGGCCATCGAGCCGCGCACCCGGTCCTGTCTCGTGGGTCGCAACGGGGCCGGCAAGTCGACCCTGATGAAGATGGTCATGGGCCTGATCGAGCCCGACTCGGGCGACCGTTCGGTCCAGTCCGGCATCCGCTTCGCCTATGTCCCCCAGGAACCCGTCATCGCCGGCGACACCCTGCTGGATTACGCCACCTCCGGCGACGCCGAGCCCTGGATGGCCGCAAGCTGGCTCGAGACCTTCGGCATGAATCCGGAAAAGCCCGCCCGCGGCCTGTCCGGCGGCGAGATCCGCCGCGCGGCCCTGGCCAAGGCCTTCGCCGAGGCGCCCGACCTGCTGCTGCTCGACGAGCCGACCAACCACATGGACATCCTGGCCATCGAGCTGCTGGAAAACGAGATCATCCAGGCCAAATGCGCCGCCCTGATCGTCTCCCACGACCGGGCCTTCCTGAATCGCGTCACCCAGTCCTGCCACTGGCTGGAGCATCGCCGCGTCCGCACCCTGAACAAGGGCTTCAACGATTTCGACGAATGGGCCGCCAAGGTGCAGGAGGAGGAGGCCGAAAGCCTGCGCCGCCTCAACAAGCGCATCGAGGCCGAGACCTACACCTTCTACCGCTCCATCACCGCCCAGCGGACCCGCAACGAGGGCCGTGCCCGCGCGCTCGAGGCCATGCGCCAGGATCGCGCCCTCCGGGTGAAAGACATTCCGCGCGAGCTCCAGCTGGGCGTCGATTCCGGCGTCTCCTCCGGCAAGCTCGTCGCCGACCTGAAGGGGGTGTCCAAGGCCTTTGGCGACCGGACCGTCATCAAGCCTTTCACCACCCGGGTCATCCGGGGCGACCGGCTGGCCATCGTAGGACCCAACGGCGCGGGCAAGACCACCCTGGTCAAGATTCTGCTGGGCGACCTCGCGCCCGACACCGGCACGGTCAAGCTGGGGGCCAATCTGGAGCCGGTCTATCTCGACCAGTCGCGCGAGGGCCTGAAGTCCGACATGACCCTGTGGGACGCCCTGACCCCCGGCGGCGGCGACTCCATCCTGGTGCGCGGCGTCTCGAAACACGTCGCCGCCTACGCCAAGGACTTCCTGTTCCAGGAGGGTCAGCTGCGCCAGCCCATCTCCACCCTGTCGGGCGGCGAGCGCAACCGCCTCCTGCTGGCCCGCGCCCTGGCCAGACCCGCGAACATGCTGGTCCTCGACGAACCGACCAACGACCTCGACATGGACACGCTCGACAAGCTCGAGGAGCTGCTGGAGCAGTACGACGGCACCTTGATCCTGGTCAGCCACGACCGCGATTTCGTCGACCGTCTGGCGACCTCGACCATCGGCATGAACGGCCGCGGCGACATCGTCGAGACCCCCGGCGGCTGGACCGACTTCATCCGCCAGAACCCGGGGTTCCTGAAGAGTGGCGAGGGACGTGTGACGAGTGGCGAGAAAAGCGCCCACAGCCCGACACCACCTCCGGAGCCCGCCCCTTCACTCGCTACGCGTCACTCGCCACTCGCCACTTCCAGAAAACTCTCCTTCAAGGACCAGCACCGGCTGAAGGAGCTGGACGCTCTGATCCACACCCTGCCCGCCGACATCGCGGCCCACGAGGCGACCCTCGCCGACGTCAACTTCTACGCCCGCGATCCCTCCGGCTTCGCCAGCACCATGAAGGCCTTGGATGGTGCACGGGCGAAACTGGAAGCGGCCGAGGAAGAATGGCTGGAGCTGGAAGCGAAACGCGAGGCGATGGCCGGCTGA
- a CDS encoding type II toxin-antitoxin system HicA family toxin produces the protein MNSRDVIKALHADGWIEVAHKGSHKQFRHPIKPGRVTVPHPKRDFPIATLRSIERQAQIVLR, from the coding sequence ATGAACAGCCGCGATGTCATCAAGGCCTTGCACGCCGATGGATGGATCGAGGTTGCGCATAAGGGATCGCACAAGCAGTTCCGCCACCCGATCAAGCCCGGTCGCGTGACGGTGCCGCATCCCAAACGCGACTTTCCGATCGCCACCCTGCGCTCGATCGAGCGTCAGGCACAGATCGTCCTGAGGTAA
- a CDS encoding type II toxin-antitoxin system HicB family antitoxin → MAQFIALIHKDADSDYGVHFPDLPGLATAGTTLDEARAFAEEALVLHLEGLAEDGEPIPEASSLETIMNDPGNRDGVAILVRAETRSRAVRVNITLPEDALRDIDTYAEAHGFTRSGFLAQAARKLMQSA, encoded by the coding sequence ATGGCCCAGTTCATCGCCCTGATCCACAAGGATGCCGACAGCGACTACGGCGTCCACTTCCCCGATCTGCCGGGCCTGGCCACCGCCGGGACGACGCTGGACGAGGCGCGCGCCTTTGCCGAAGAGGCTCTGGTCCTGCATCTCGAAGGTCTGGCCGAGGATGGCGAACCCATTCCCGAAGCCAGCAGCCTTGAGACCATCATGAATGATCCCGGGAACCGGGACGGGGTGGCCATCCTCGTTCGGGCCGAGACGCGGTCGCGCGCTGTCCGGGTCAACATCACACTGCCGGAAGATGCCCTTCGCGACATCGACACCTATGCCGAGGCCCATGGGTTCACCCGCTCGGGCTTTCTGGCCCAGGCGGCCAGAAAGCTGATGCAGTCGGCCTGA
- a CDS encoding ABC transporter substrate-binding protein, whose protein sequence is MKPRTTQSVVSRRLVLAGGVAVTAMGLAACGSSEAPVDEQGRVRIRFATDWRAQAEHGGFYQALASGAYARRNLNVEIIQGGPGVNVPQLLAAGAVELGMGSNSFIPLNLVAEGAPVKAVAAFFQKDPQVLIAHPDPDLTGIADLTGRPFLLADASITAFWVWLKAKYGFTDDQVRKYNFNPAPFIADDRAVQQGYLTSEPYTIEKQAGFEPRVFLLADEGYPSYATMVLSPDGFARDNAEALRSFIAASAEGWRDYMRGDPKPADTLIRKANPDMTQDILDQARAKLSEYGIVDAGDAALYGLGAMTEARWKAFFDVTSQAGVYPPNLNWRNAFTDNFLPGRG, encoded by the coding sequence ATGAAGCCTCGCACGACTCAGTCCGTCGTCAGCCGCCGTCTCGTCCTGGCGGGAGGCGTCGCCGTCACCGCCATGGGGCTGGCCGCCTGCGGCAGTTCCGAGGCCCCGGTCGACGAACAGGGCCGCGTCCGCATCCGTTTCGCCACCGACTGGCGCGCCCAGGCCGAGCACGGCGGCTTCTATCAGGCCCTGGCGTCCGGGGCCTATGCGCGGCGCAACCTGAACGTCGAGATCATCCAGGGCGGACCCGGCGTGAACGTGCCCCAGTTGCTGGCCGCCGGCGCAGTCGAACTGGGCATGGGCTCCAACAGCTTCATCCCCCTGAACCTGGTCGCCGAGGGGGCCCCGGTGAAGGCCGTCGCCGCCTTCTTCCAGAAGGACCCCCAGGTCCTGATCGCCCACCCCGACCCGGACCTGACGGGCATCGCCGACCTGACCGGCCGGCCGTTCCTGCTGGCCGACGCCTCGATCACCGCCTTCTGGGTCTGGCTGAAGGCGAAATACGGCTTCACCGACGATCAGGTCCGCAAATACAACTTCAACCCTGCCCCCTTCATCGCCGACGACCGGGCGGTCCAGCAGGGCTATCTGACCTCCGAACCCTATACGATCGAGAAACAGGCCGGGTTCGAGCCCCGCGTCTTCCTGCTGGCCGACGAGGGCTACCCTTCCTACGCCACCATGGTCCTGTCGCCGGACGGGTTCGCCCGCGACAATGCGGAGGCGCTGCGCAGCTTCATCGCCGCCTCGGCCGAGGGCTGGCGCGACTATATGCGGGGCGATCCCAAACCGGCCGACACCCTGATCCGCAAGGCCAACCCCGACATGACCCAGGACATCCTGGACCAGGCCCGCGCCAAGCTCAGCGAATACGGTATTGTCGATGCGGGCGACGCCGCCCTGTATGGCCTCGGGGCCATGACCGAAGCGCGCTGGAAGGCCTTCTTCGACGTCACCAGCCAGGCGGGCGTCTATCCCCCGAACCTGAACTGGCGCAACGCCTTCACCGACAACTTCCTGCCCGGCCGTGGCTAG
- a CDS encoding ABC transporter ATP-binding protein, whose product MDAPEPSVIARLSQAVVQYSGRPALGPIDLTVASGEILALVGASGAGKSTALRLLAGLERPASGHVEKPADTRTAFVFQSPTLMPWADARTNVALPLELSGVPAREARRRADVALVAVGLGDRTTARPRQLSGGMAMRVSLARALVVEPDLLLLDEPFAALDSITRRGLIEDLHRIAATRPIAMVFVTHDVEEAAYLARRVVVLSATDGRAMRDVGMPGPLPRPEGWRADPAYRAAVEIVADALAASMRVAA is encoded by the coding sequence ATGGACGCCCCCGAACCGAGCGTGATCGCGCGACTGAGTCAGGCTGTCGTCCAGTATTCCGGCCGCCCCGCTCTCGGCCCCATCGACCTGACCGTCGCGTCGGGCGAGATCCTGGCCCTGGTCGGAGCTTCCGGCGCGGGCAAGTCAACGGCGCTCCGCCTTCTGGCCGGACTGGAACGTCCCGCTTCCGGCCATGTCGAGAAGCCTGCCGACACCCGCACCGCCTTCGTCTTCCAGAGCCCGACCCTGATGCCCTGGGCCGATGCCCGCACCAATGTCGCCCTGCCGCTGGAACTGTCCGGCGTCCCGGCCAGGGAAGCCCGCCGTCGCGCCGACGTCGCCCTCGTCGCCGTCGGTCTGGGCGACCGCACCACCGCCCGCCCGCGCCAGCTGTCCGGCGGCATGGCCATGCGCGTCTCCCTGGCCCGCGCCCTGGTCGTCGAGCCCGACCTGCTGCTGCTGGACGAGCCCTTCGCGGCGCTGGATTCCATCACCCGCCGGGGCCTGATCGAGGATCTGCACCGCATCGCCGCCACACGCCCGATCGCCATGGTCTTCGTCACCCATGACGTGGAGGAGGCCGCCTATCTGGCCCGCCGCGTCGTCGTCCTGTCCGCGACCGACGGCCGCGCCATGAGGGATGTCGGAATGCCCGGCCCCCTGCCCCGCCCCGAGGGCTGGCGCGCCGATCCCGCGTATCGCGCGGCGGTCGAGATCGTCGCCGACGCCCTGGCCGCCTCCATGCGGGTCGCGGCATGA